Proteins from a genomic interval of Zingiber officinale cultivar Zhangliang chromosome 1B, Zo_v1.1, whole genome shotgun sequence:
- the LOC121972710 gene encoding auxin-responsive protein IAA27-like isoform X1, protein MKSNIQFESHHPLTPPPPPPQQDEALKFEVLFDSQADHSTNYSLELSLGMPSTSSTTTTSSRATRKAWTVDPLPETRLHNGFIHPWSLAARQQKAVLEQSAPHKHNQYSSTPPSSSSSSSSSSLFLPRVDASSLIPVIGWPPVHAHRKNTLDRTLSSLKVVHETKENRNNVKRSKIKMDRVNDRVRSMFVKVKMEGYGIGRKVDLKAHDGYRSLSHALRKLFHNFLPVNYLEKSDEQSEEAFNDDFILLYQDIEGDQMLVGDIPWESFITSVEKLFIVQNPKKARCS, encoded by the exons ATGAAGTCCAATATCCAATTTGAATCGCATCATCCTctcacaccaccaccaccaccaccacaacaAGATGAAGCCCTAAAATTTGAGGTACTTTTCGATTCTCAGGCTGATCACTCGACAAACTACAGCCTTGAGCTCAGTCTCGGCATGCCTAGCACTTCAAGCACAACCACAACCAGCAGCAGAGCTACCCGCAAAGCATGGACGGTCGACCCTTTGCCTGAAACACGACTCCATAATGGATTCATCCACCCATGGAGCCTCGCCGCTCGCCAACAGAAGGCAGTTTTGGAGCAATCAGCCCCCCATAAGCACAACCAGTACTCTTCTACTCcaccttcttcctcttcctcttcctcttcctcttccttgttCTTGCCCAG AGTCGATGCATCATCATTGATTCCGGTTATCGGTTGGCCACCGGTGCATGCCCATCGAAAGAACACCTTAGACAGAACTCTAAGCTCGTTGAAGGTTGTTCACGAGACGAAAGAAAACAGAAATAATGTAAAAAGATCGAAGATCAAGATGGATCGAGTGAACGATCGAGTTCGATCAATGTTTGTAAAAGTGAAGATGGAAGGGTATGGCATTGGTCGAAAGGTCGACCTTAAAGCTCACGATGGCTACCGATCCCTCTCGCATGCCCTAAGAAAATTGTTTCATAACTTCCTCCCTG TTAATTATTTAGAGAAGTCAGATGAGCAAAGCGAGGAGGCTTTCAACGACGACTTCATTCTCCTCTACCAAGATATCGAAGGGGATCAGATGCTTGTTGGCGATATCCCTTGGGA GTCATTTATCACTTCGGTGGAAAAGCTTTTCATAGTTCAAAATCCAAAAAAGGCTAGGTGTTCCTGA
- the LOC121972710 gene encoding auxin-responsive protein IAA27-like isoform X2: protein MKSNIQFESHHPLTPPPPPPQQDEALKFEVLFDSQADHSTNYSLELSLGMPSTSSTTTTSSRATRKAWTVDPLPETRLHNGFIHPWSLAARQQKAVLEQSAPHKHNQVDASSLIPVIGWPPVHAHRKNTLDRTLSSLKVVHETKENRNNVKRSKIKMDRVNDRVRSMFVKVKMEGYGIGRKVDLKAHDGYRSLSHALRKLFHNFLPVNYLEKSDEQSEEAFNDDFILLYQDIEGDQMLVGDIPWESFITSVEKLFIVQNPKKARCS, encoded by the exons ATGAAGTCCAATATCCAATTTGAATCGCATCATCCTctcacaccaccaccaccaccaccacaacaAGATGAAGCCCTAAAATTTGAGGTACTTTTCGATTCTCAGGCTGATCACTCGACAAACTACAGCCTTGAGCTCAGTCTCGGCATGCCTAGCACTTCAAGCACAACCACAACCAGCAGCAGAGCTACCCGCAAAGCATGGACGGTCGACCCTTTGCCTGAAACACGACTCCATAATGGATTCATCCACCCATGGAGCCTCGCCGCTCGCCAACAGAAGGCAGTTTTGGAGCAATCAGCCCCCCATAAGCACAACCA AGTCGATGCATCATCATTGATTCCGGTTATCGGTTGGCCACCGGTGCATGCCCATCGAAAGAACACCTTAGACAGAACTCTAAGCTCGTTGAAGGTTGTTCACGAGACGAAAGAAAACAGAAATAATGTAAAAAGATCGAAGATCAAGATGGATCGAGTGAACGATCGAGTTCGATCAATGTTTGTAAAAGTGAAGATGGAAGGGTATGGCATTGGTCGAAAGGTCGACCTTAAAGCTCACGATGGCTACCGATCCCTCTCGCATGCCCTAAGAAAATTGTTTCATAACTTCCTCCCTG TTAATTATTTAGAGAAGTCAGATGAGCAAAGCGAGGAGGCTTTCAACGACGACTTCATTCTCCTCTACCAAGATATCGAAGGGGATCAGATGCTTGTTGGCGATATCCCTTGGGA GTCATTTATCACTTCGGTGGAAAAGCTTTTCATAGTTCAAAATCCAAAAAAGGCTAGGTGTTCCTGA